In Methanofastidiosum sp., one genomic interval encodes:
- a CDS encoding adenosylhomocysteinase encodes MLCDVKDLSLSEKGKLRIEWAQREMPVLALIKEEFKKNSTLKGYKIGCCLHVTTETANLMIALKEGGAEVFLCASNPLSTQDDVAASLVKDYGISVFAIRGEERDTYYDHLNKVLDAKPNITMDDGGDLVSTIMKERNDVLSEIIGGTEETTTGVIRFKSMEKEGVLKYPIIAVNDAMTKHFFDNRYGTGQSTLDGIIRATNVLLAGKNFVVSGYGWCGKGVATRASGMGAKVIVTEADAIKAIEATMDGFQVMKMEEASRIGDIFVTVTGNINVIREEHFRNMKDGAIVANSGHFNVEIDINSLEKLSSSKRVIRDSVEEYTLREGKKIYLLGEGRLINLAAAEGHPASVMDMSFANQALSAEYLSKEGKKLENKVYPVPLNIDRRIATLKLRSMGISIDTLTKEQEEYLSSWTAGT; translated from the coding sequence ATGCTATGCGATGTGAAAGATCTTTCACTTTCCGAAAAAGGGAAGCTGAGAATTGAGTGGGCACAGAGAGAAATGCCTGTATTAGCACTAATTAAAGAGGAGTTTAAAAAAAATAGTACACTTAAAGGTTACAAAATTGGATGCTGTCTCCATGTTACAACGGAAACAGCAAATCTAATGATCGCTTTAAAAGAAGGGGGTGCTGAAGTTTTTCTTTGCGCTTCAAATCCCTTAAGCACTCAAGATGATGTTGCCGCATCACTTGTAAAGGATTATGGAATTTCTGTTTTTGCCATCAGGGGTGAAGAGAGAGATACATACTACGACCATCTAAACAAGGTATTGGATGCTAAACCAAATATCACAATGGACGATGGAGGAGACCTTGTTTCTACGATAATGAAAGAAAGAAACGATGTTCTTTCAGAGATAATAGGTGGTACAGAAGAAACCACAACCGGCGTAATCCGATTTAAGAGCATGGAAAAAGAAGGCGTATTGAAATATCCTATTATAGCTGTAAACGATGCCATGACAAAACATTTCTTTGATAATCGATACGGCACAGGGCAGAGTACTCTAGACGGGATTATAAGAGCTACAAATGTCTTGTTAGCAGGAAAAAACTTTGTCGTTTCAGGATATGGATGGTGTGGCAAAGGAGTTGCTACGAGAGCAAGCGGCATGGGTGCAAAAGTCATAGTTACTGAAGCTGACGCTATCAAAGCTATAGAAGCAACAATGGATGGGTTTCAGGTAATGAAAATGGAAGAAGCATCTAGGATTGGGGACATCTTTGTTACCGTAACAGGAAATATCAATGTTATACGAGAAGAACATTTTAGAAACATGAAAGACGGCGCCATTGTTGCAAATTCAGGTCACTTCAATGTTGAGATTGACATAAACTCTCTAGAAAAATTATCTTCATCAAAAAGAGTAATTAGAGATTCTGTTGAAGAGTATACATTACGAGAGGGTAAGAAAATATACCTTCTTGGGGAAGGCAGATTAATTAATCTTGCCGCAGCAGAAGGACATCCCGCTTCAGTCATGGACATGAGCTTTGCAAATCAGGCTTTGTCAGCAGAATATCTTTCTAAAGAAGGTAAAAAACTTGAGAATAAAGTTTATCCCGTTCCTCTAAACATCGATAGAAGAATCGCCACTTTAAAGCTAAGATCAATGGGCATTTCAATAGACACCTTGACAAAAGAGCAAGAAGAATATCTTTCTTCTTGGACCGCAGGAACATAG
- a CDS encoding FKBP-type peptidyl-prolyl cis-trans isomerase, whose amino-acid sequence MLLLSAGCAIEKKVEKGDTVKVDYIGKLQDGTVFDTSILNEAQSAGIYNAERIYEPLTLKIGDGSTIPGFENGLLGMKEGESKTLAIPPEQGYGPEDPNLKFSQTKILEEIPKTEEITRFEEIPRTFQATISSFVNRYQRQPTVGMVIDLVDWPGQVVQVTGTDVVIEHKPEVGKTITNEIATFTITEIKASTIVLRYDPKVGDLLPTEYGNLMVLEVTDTTMKVEALPQKQIETIFGMATVIESGNKYVIRVNPSVGDDIIYQNQIGKVVEVTADSFVVDFNHPLAGETLYFTVTAVIIQKGQESGFFEKYRLLIFGSLLIVVFAAAYVFMTKFYSKEEKEKKKDKPKKKTKAAKEEMNGELKELASTVEEVQKDLDTKEETKAKPKKSKAKKKTSKKKKE is encoded by the coding sequence ATGTTACTCCTTTCGGCAGGTTGTGCCATAGAAAAAAAGGTTGAAAAAGGAGATACGGTAAAAGTTGACTATATTGGAAAACTTCAAGATGGAACAGTTTTTGATACATCCATCTTAAATGAAGCTCAAAGCGCAGGAATATACAATGCTGAGAGAATTTATGAGCCTTTAACATTGAAAATAGGAGACGGATCAACTATTCCTGGATTTGAAAATGGGCTTTTAGGTATGAAGGAAGGAGAGTCAAAGACTCTTGCAATACCTCCCGAACAGGGTTATGGCCCAGAAGATCCTAACTTAAAGTTTAGCCAGACAAAAATCTTAGAAGAAATACCAAAAACTGAAGAGATTACAAGATTTGAAGAAATTCCAAGAACTTTCCAGGCTACAATTAGCTCATTTGTTAACCGATATCAAAGACAGCCCACAGTTGGTATGGTCATCGACTTAGTAGATTGGCCAGGCCAAGTTGTTCAAGTTACCGGAACAGATGTCGTCATAGAACATAAGCCTGAAGTTGGAAAAACTATAACTAATGAGATTGCAACTTTTACAATAACAGAGATTAAAGCTTCAACTATAGTATTAAGATACGACCCCAAAGTTGGCGATCTTTTACCGACTGAATACGGAAATTTAATGGTGCTTGAAGTAACTGACACAACTATGAAAGTAGAGGCGCTGCCACAGAAACAAATAGAAACAATTTTTGGAATGGCAACTGTTATCGAGTCAGGCAACAAATATGTAATAAGAGTAAATCCATCAGTTGGAGACGATATAATATATCAAAACCAAATAGGTAAAGTAGTTGAAGTTACAGCAGATAGTTTTGTTGTTGATTTCAATCATCCACTTGCAGGTGAAACTCTATACTTCACAGTAACAGCTGTAATCATCCAAAAAGGTCAGGAATCAGGATTCTTCGAGAAATACAGGCTTTTAATATTTGGTAGTCTTTTAATAGTCGTATTTGCAGCTGCATATGTATTCATGACCAAATTCTATTCAAAAGAAGAAAAAGAAAAGAAAAAAGATAAACCAAAAAAGAAAACTAAAGCCGCCAAAGAAGAAATGAATGGCGAACTAAAAGAACTCGCATCAACTGTTGAAGAAGTGCAGAAAGACCTGGATACTAAGGAAGAGACAAAGGCCAAACCAAAGAAATCAAAAGCAAAGAAAAAGACTTCAAAGAAGAAAAAAGAGTGA
- the sppA gene encoding signal peptide peptidase SppA, whose translation MKYNNKFLFLIFAILVLITATIGCNFNLDDIGISSGNGGVSSSGEIDILKSKLSAYESQESMENQEIQRLREEIDRIKNENIPLNGNIAVVRIFGILDQEDVLPITSQLRKLAEDREVGGVVLWLDSPGGGVSAVTEIYDEVQRLNMRKPVVAYVGGVAASGGYYLAVASDKIVVKPDAILGSIGVIYVHEDLTEYFKMFGIKIEVIKTGEDKDLGAPWRPLTDDDRENIQNMINEDFDRFVYVVSKGRNLSIEEVLKYSDGNIWSGTQAVSYKLADRVGTLDTAIEELKVSAGLKNPKVAFIQISDDGSISNMSYEYMRYQYEPSIRIQKK comes from the coding sequence ATGAAATATAATAATAAATTTTTATTTTTAATATTTGCTATTTTAGTTCTTATAACAGCAACAATTGGTTGTAATTTTAATTTAGACGATATTGGCATATCCTCAGGCAACGGTGGTGTGTCAAGCAGCGGAGAAATTGATATTCTAAAATCCAAACTTTCTGCCTACGAATCCCAAGAGTCGATGGAAAATCAGGAAATACAGAGACTAAGAGAAGAAATTGACAGAATAAAGAATGAGAATATCCCCCTTAATGGTAACATAGCAGTTGTAAGGATATTTGGGATATTGGACCAAGAAGATGTCTTGCCCATTACTTCCCAGTTAAGAAAGCTTGCTGAGGATAGAGAAGTAGGCGGCGTAGTTTTATGGCTTGACAGCCCAGGTGGTGGAGTTTCTGCAGTGACAGAAATTTACGATGAGGTCCAAAGATTGAATATGAGAAAACCTGTTGTTGCCTATGTTGGAGGGGTTGCTGCGTCTGGTGGTTATTACTTGGCAGTTGCAAGTGATAAGATAGTAGTAAAACCTGATGCCATTTTGGGAAGTATTGGAGTAATATATGTCCATGAAGATTTAACAGAATACTTCAAAATGTTTGGTATAAAAATAGAAGTAATTAAAACTGGCGAAGATAAGGATCTTGGAGCTCCTTGGAGACCTTTGACAGATGATGATCGAGAGAATATCCAGAATATGATTAATGAAGATTTTGATAGATTCGTCTATGTTGTATCAAAAGGAAGAAATCTCTCAATTGAAGAAGTTCTAAAATATTCTGACGGAAATATATGGAGCGGTACCCAAGCAGTTTCTTACAAACTTGCTGACAGAGTAGGCACTCTTGATACAGCGATAGAAGAATTAAAAGTTAGTGCAGGACTTAAAAATCCAAAGGTAGCATTTATTCAGATTTCTGATGATGGTAGTATTTCAAACATGAGCTATGAATATATGAGATACCAATACGAGCCTTCTATACGTATTCAAAAGAAGTAA
- a CDS encoding C15orf41 family protein has protein sequence MKKQVFMEIYKSINTRDDVPELSNKYGIEEDVLLSILSQKTVRNVKKDYYPIMNRIREIVKLWDKGLSFFDIASKLSFSPILIATMILKEKGINKKDIKNIMHNPDSIDDERIKNEIKKAIDFDIAYSPQSSKIQRENGKNGEEMLKVYLDKKEIQFLREDDLRKLGSGKTPDFLLKKAIKIRGRKVFWFESKASFCDYIEFKQDYNKQLKHYVSLFGPGIVVYWKGYIDDIITDKRVLVVDKDFFEKTFTSFEYV, from the coding sequence ATGAAAAAACAAGTCTTCATGGAAATCTACAAGTCTATAAATACAAGAGACGATGTACCGGAACTATCGAATAAATATGGAATCGAAGAAGACGTTTTGCTTTCAATATTATCTCAAAAAACAGTCAGAAATGTTAAGAAAGATTATTACCCTATAATGAATAGAATTCGAGAAATCGTGAAGCTATGGGATAAAGGCCTCTCCTTCTTTGACATAGCTTCAAAGTTATCCTTTTCACCAATATTAATTGCAACGATGATTCTTAAGGAAAAGGGCATTAATAAGAAAGATATCAAAAATATTATGCATAATCCAGATTCAATCGATGACGAAAGAATAAAGAATGAAATTAAAAAAGCGATTGACTTTGATATTGCTTATTCACCTCAATCCTCTAAAATTCAAAGAGAGAATGGTAAAAATGGTGAAGAAATGTTAAAAGTTTATCTGGATAAAAAAGAGATTCAATTCTTAAGGGAAGATGATTTAAGAAAACTAGGGTCTGGTAAAACTCCCGATTTTCTATTAAAAAAAGCAATTAAAATAAGAGGTAGAAAAGTATTTTGGTTTGAAAGCAAGGCTAGTTTTTGTGACTATATAGAATTTAAGCAGGATTATAATAAACAGTTAAAGCATTATGTTTCTCTTTTTGGCCCTGGCATAGTTGTTTACTGGAAAGGGTATATTGACGACATTATTACAGATAAAAGAGTCTTAGTAGTTGACAAAGATTTCTTTGAAAAAACGTTTACTTCTTTTGAATACGTATAG
- the prf1 gene encoding peptide chain release factor aRF-1, which produces MDNKELYELKKQLKFLSKIRGRHTELVSVYIPAGYEISKVAAQIKDEQGTATNIKSKGTRKNVLSALERVMQHLRLYKMTPPNGLIIFSGNISEDEGNPKIELFTLNPPDPISVRIYRCDQQFILDPLLDMIEDKRVFGLIIVERGEASIGLLRGKKVELLKHMVSRVPGKFRAGGQSSVRFARLREIAADDFKETVAHNANEIFLAEPNLEGILIGGGGYTKYEFEEAEYLHHELRKKILGVVDTAYTELFGLNELVDKGSKILENLDITKEKDIVTRFLKELIKNDSLAAYGEKEVRKYLEAGAVDLLLLSEGLNKNRIKIKCGSCGDLTEKTGTDEELFKLEQQISSIQCEKCSNLSLNIEEKVDLLEELADLAQEGNTKVEVISTETEEGNQLLKAFGGIAAIIRYRL; this is translated from the coding sequence ATGGATAACAAAGAGCTCTATGAGCTTAAGAAGCAGCTCAAGTTTCTTTCAAAGATTAGGGGCAGACATACAGAACTTGTTTCAGTTTATATCCCTGCGGGATATGAAATTTCTAAAGTAGCTGCGCAGATTAAAGATGAGCAAGGAACTGCTACAAATATTAAATCTAAAGGAACTAGGAAAAACGTTCTTTCTGCTCTAGAAAGGGTAATGCAGCACTTGAGATTATATAAAATGACTCCGCCTAATGGACTTATTATCTTCTCAGGCAATATCTCTGAAGATGAAGGAAATCCGAAGATAGAACTCTTTACACTTAATCCTCCTGACCCAATATCGGTAAGAATATACAGATGCGATCAGCAGTTTATTCTTGATCCGCTACTTGACATGATTGAGGATAAAAGAGTCTTTGGTCTAATCATTGTTGAAAGAGGGGAAGCAAGTATAGGTCTTCTAAGAGGTAAAAAGGTAGAGCTACTTAAACATATGGTATCAAGAGTTCCTGGAAAGTTCAGGGCTGGTGGACAGTCTTCAGTGAGATTTGCCAGGTTAAGAGAAATTGCAGCTGATGATTTCAAAGAGACAGTTGCCCATAACGCGAATGAAATTTTTTTAGCAGAGCCCAATCTAGAGGGAATTCTTATTGGTGGTGGTGGGTATACCAAATATGAATTTGAAGAGGCGGAATATTTACACCACGAACTTAGGAAAAAAATATTGGGAGTTGTAGATACAGCATACACTGAACTTTTTGGATTAAACGAGCTTGTAGATAAGGGGTCAAAAATTTTAGAGAATTTGGACATAACAAAAGAAAAGGATATTGTGACCAGATTTCTTAAGGAATTAATTAAAAATGATAGTCTTGCAGCTTATGGAGAAAAGGAAGTTAGAAAATACTTAGAGGCCGGTGCTGTAGATTTATTACTACTCTCCGAAGGATTAAACAAAAATAGAATTAAGATAAAATGCGGATCGTGCGGTGATCTAACTGAAAAGACAGGGACAGACGAAGAGTTATTTAAATTAGAACAACAAATCTCTAGCATTCAGTGTGAAAAATGTAGTAATCTTAGCTTAAATATAGAAGAAAAAGTAGATCTTTTAGAGGAGTTGGCAGATTTGGCCCAAGAAGGAAATACAAAAGTAGAAGTAATTTCTACAGAAACCGAAGAGGGAAATCAGTTGCTTAAAGCATTTGGTGGTATTGCTGCAATTATAAGATACAGATTGTAG
- a CDS encoding helix-turn-helix domain-containing protein, with amino-acid sequence MFEDAKEQLAKMMAGEVVLSDDPGQTLRKWREIFGISQTDLAHHLFISPSVVSDYEGGRRKSPGSSTIRKVVESLIEIDINRGGKIIHSFSHRFAKEVISDVVLDLREFPVPISPKKLIDAIQGDILVNEEYLGKEVHGYTVIDSIKAILNLNSEEFLKLYGLSSERALIFTKVSTGRSPMIAIKVQGIIPSIVVLHGAKKVDEIAVQLAELQKIPLILSPIETLEELLTGLRSL; translated from the coding sequence ATGTTTGAAGATGCGAAGGAACAACTTGCTAAGATGATGGCGGGGGAAGTTGTTTTATCTGATGATCCTGGGCAGACATTGAGGAAATGGCGTGAGATTTTTGGCATATCCCAAACGGATTTGGCCCATCATTTATTTATCTCTCCTTCTGTTGTAAGTGACTATGAGGGAGGTAGGAGAAAATCTCCGGGTTCTTCAACAATTAGAAAAGTTGTTGAAAGCCTGATAGAGATCGATATTAACAGAGGCGGAAAGATAATTCATTCATTCAGCCACAGATTTGCTAAAGAAGTAATAAGCGATGTAGTACTTGACCTTAGAGAATTTCCAGTTCCAATATCTCCAAAAAAGCTTATTGATGCAATTCAAGGGGATATTCTGGTAAATGAAGAGTATTTGGGAAAGGAGGTCCATGGGTATACGGTTATTGATAGTATCAAAGCTATTCTTAATTTAAATTCTGAAGAATTTCTTAAACTTTATGGATTATCTTCAGAAAGGGCTTTGATATTTACTAAGGTATCAACGGGGAGATCCCCAATGATTGCTATTAAAGTACAGGGCATAATTCCATCAATAGTTGTTTTACACGGGGCAAAAAAAGTTGATGAAATCGCAGTTCAATTGGCCGAATTACAGAAAATACCCCTTATTCTATCTCCAATAGAAACTCTTGAAGAATTATTAACAGGGTTAAGGTCACTATAA
- a CDS encoding DUF362 domain-containing protein: protein MANVYFVPWRQDSDMIGKFKKIIRKSNILDNINKEDRVAIKLHVGEYKNPAHVHPLYLKELVSALLERECEPFLTDTTTYYCGNRFSAVGMIKNAFYHGFSLANIGAPFIVADGLGKDEGFSVKVRGPLNEIFLPNLFKEVDKMIVFSHCKGHALTGFGGSIKNVAMGCVTKKSKLAMHKFVNFCYDDALCDGCDACKDICDREIPTIKNGKRILSLEKRDDCMHCPGCMEACTRGAIKLSELQKLEQVLPIAVEGLFKVIGKENVSSINWGANIVEYCDCMPFPGKTIRENTGIYLSKDIVAIDKAFLDDAKKDTFMIDGRPDPEIQTIEGEKIGIGKMDYDRVLL, encoded by the coding sequence ATGGCAAATGTATATTTTGTTCCCTGGCGGCAAGACTCAGACATGATTGGCAAATTTAAAAAAATTATAAGAAAAAGTAATATTCTAGATAATATCAATAAAGAAGATAGGGTTGCGATTAAACTTCATGTAGGAGAATATAAAAATCCGGCGCATGTCCATCCTCTTTATCTTAAGGAATTAGTATCCGCACTTTTGGAAAGAGAATGCGAGCCTTTTCTCACAGACACGACAACATACTATTGTGGAAATAGGTTCTCTGCTGTGGGTATGATAAAAAACGCCTTTTATCATGGATTTTCTTTAGCCAATATAGGAGCTCCTTTTATAGTTGCAGATGGTTTAGGTAAAGATGAAGGATTTTCCGTTAAGGTCAGAGGCCCTTTAAATGAAATATTCTTGCCCAATCTTTTCAAAGAAGTTGACAAGATGATTGTGTTCAGTCATTGCAAAGGCCATGCATTAACTGGATTTGGGGGATCTATAAAAAATGTTGCTATGGGGTGTGTTACAAAAAAATCAAAACTTGCAATGCATAAATTTGTTAATTTTTGCTATGATGATGCTCTTTGCGATGGATGTGATGCCTGCAAGGATATTTGCGATCGAGAGATACCTACAATAAAAAATGGAAAAAGAATTCTTTCTCTCGAAAAAAGAGATGACTGTATGCACTGCCCAGGATGTATGGAAGCTTGTACAAGGGGTGCTATAAAACTATCAGAACTTCAAAAACTGGAACAAGTTCTTCCAATAGCTGTTGAAGGATTATTCAAAGTCATAGGAAAGGAAAATGTGTCATCAATAAACTGGGGCGCAAATATTGTAGAGTATTGTGATTGTATGCCGTTTCCAGGAAAAACTATTAGAGAGAATACTGGAATATATCTATCAAAAGATATAGTTGCAATTGACAAAGCATTTTTAGATGATGCCAAGAAAGATACTTTTATGATAGATGGGAGGCCAGATCCGGAAATACAAACTATTGAAGGGGAAAAGATTGGTATAGGTAAAATGGATTATGATCGAGTATTATTATAA
- a CDS encoding aldehyde dehydrogenase family protein: MKNILIGGKWIDTNNYIEVINPYTGKAIDNVSKASSEHLKEAVESAVRGSKVMKDLSRHRRYEILTKTAELMLKRKDEISRTMALESGKPLSYSKGEVSRAHETIILSAEEAKRLGGEVIPFDAAPTSSDKYCFYIRVPVGIVLSITPFNFPLNLVCHKIGPAIAAGNSVIHKPASKTPLTSLLLGEILLEAGLPKDALNIVVCSAEDAENYLVKNSLIRKISFTGSKLIGERIASNAGLKKLSMELGSNSGVIIDEKTDIDKAVSAVKVGAFGYSGQVCIHCQRAYVHESVYEEFKKKIVDVANNLIIGDPLENGTDIGPMIDEREIVRVKSWLDEAASQGAKILCGGEREGFILKPTVIENVAEDMKIVKDETFGPTLAIIPFSDFKDAVSKLNNSIYGLQAGVFTENVRNAYYAIDNLDVGGVMINDVPTFRIDLMPYGGLKGSGYGREGPRYAVEEMTEIKCVRFHL, encoded by the coding sequence ATGAAAAATATTCTAATTGGTGGAAAATGGATTGATACGAATAATTACATAGAAGTGATAAATCCCTATACTGGAAAAGCCATAGATAATGTATCTAAGGCGTCTTCAGAGCACCTAAAGGAAGCTGTTGAATCTGCAGTTAGAGGAAGTAAAGTGATGAAAGATTTAAGCCGCCACAGAAGATACGAAATACTGACAAAAACTGCTGAGTTGATGTTGAAAAGAAAAGATGAAATTTCTAGGACAATGGCTTTAGAAAGTGGAAAACCTCTTTCATACTCAAAAGGAGAGGTATCAAGAGCACATGAGACAATTATATTGTCTGCTGAAGAAGCAAAGAGGCTCGGCGGAGAAGTCATACCTTTTGATGCTGCGCCTACAAGTTCCGATAAATATTGTTTTTACATAAGAGTTCCAGTGGGTATTGTATTGTCCATTACTCCCTTTAACTTTCCTCTAAACCTTGTGTGCCATAAAATAGGGCCTGCAATAGCCGCTGGGAATAGTGTGATACATAAACCTGCATCAAAAACTCCTTTGACTTCATTACTTTTAGGGGAGATCCTGTTAGAAGCCGGATTGCCAAAAGATGCGCTTAATATTGTTGTATGTTCTGCAGAAGATGCTGAAAACTATCTAGTCAAAAATTCTCTGATTAGAAAAATTTCATTTACAGGAAGTAAATTAATAGGAGAAAGAATAGCAAGTAATGCAGGACTAAAGAAACTTTCGATGGAACTAGGTTCCAACTCTGGAGTGATTATTGATGAAAAAACGGATATCGACAAAGCTGTGTCTGCTGTTAAGGTAGGTGCGTTTGGTTACTCTGGTCAAGTTTGTATTCATTGCCAAAGAGCTTATGTTCATGAAAGTGTTTACGAAGAATTTAAGAAAAAAATTGTTGATGTGGCGAATAATCTTATCATAGGAGATCCCCTAGAAAATGGAACAGATATTGGGCCAATGATTGATGAAAGAGAAATAGTCCGAGTCAAATCATGGTTGGATGAAGCAGCTTCCCAAGGCGCCAAAATTCTTTGCGGTGGTGAAAGAGAAGGATTTATTTTAAAACCAACTGTAATAGAAAATGTAGCTGAAGACATGAAGATAGTTAAGGACGAAACATTTGGCCCAACTCTTGCCATCATACCTTTTAGCGATTTCAAAGATGCTGTGAGTAAATTAAATAACTCGATATATGGATTACAGGCAGGCGTTTTCACAGAGAATGTCAGAAATGCATATTATGCCATTGATAATTTAGACGTTGGCGGGGTCATGATAAACGATGTTCCAACTTTTAGAATAGACTTAATGCCTTACGGCGGATTGAAGGGCTCGGGGTATGGTAGAGAAGGACCTAGATACGCTGTAGAAGAGATGACTGAAATTAAGTGCGTAAGATTTCACCTTTAG